Proteins from a single region of Lysinibacillus sp. JNUCC-52:
- a CDS encoding CcdC family protein, giving the protein MLSNIPSHYYVIGSTIMAIIMGSFVMVVRMRASKQPTNEKKIIIPPIAMSSGALMFLFAQFRVPPMQILEAAAVGVVFSTILIATSKFEVKGQDIYLKRSKAFVFILVGLLIFRIVAKMILSSSIDVGELAGMFWILAFAMLVPWRIAMLIQFKKVKKTIPLKSM; this is encoded by the coding sequence ATGTTAAGCAATATCCCTTCTCACTATTATGTTATAGGTTCGACTATAATGGCCATTATAATGGGTAGCTTCGTTATGGTAGTACGAATGCGAGCTTCCAAACAACCTACAAATGAGAAGAAAATTATTATTCCACCGATCGCAATGTCTTCAGGTGCATTAATGTTTTTATTTGCGCAATTTCGAGTACCCCCAATGCAAATTTTAGAAGCAGCTGCTGTAGGCGTAGTGTTCTCGACAATCTTAATTGCTACTTCTAAATTTGAAGTAAAAGGTCAGGATATTTATTTAAAACGTTCAAAAGCGTTTGTATTTATTTTAGTTGGACTGTTAATATTCCGTATTGTGGCGAAAATGATATTAAGTAGCTCAATCGATGTCGGCGAGTTAGCAGGCATGTTTTGGATATTAGCATTTGCTATGTTAGTTCCATGGCGAATTGCGATGCTTATTCAATTTAAAAAGGTCAAAAAAACAATTCCGCTTAAAAGTATGTAA
- a CDS encoding DUF2621 domain-containing protein, whose translation MLDGWFLWFILFWVVVLISLMAIGGFFMFRKFLKALPKQDGKSDLDWQEFYLDKTIHLWGQPEKELLYELVSPVPELFRQVAKEKIAGKIGELALEEKAKAIDNDLIIRGYIQATPKRDHKFLRKKLDQLQIDVSPYEHLFE comes from the coding sequence TTGTTAGATGGTTGGTTTTTATGGTTTATTTTATTTTGGGTAGTCGTCCTTATCTCGCTAATGGCTATTGGCGGATTTTTCATGTTCCGTAAATTTTTAAAAGCATTACCAAAACAGGATGGGAAATCGGATTTAGATTGGCAGGAATTTTATTTAGATAAAACGATTCATTTATGGGGACAACCTGAGAAGGAACTTCTTTATGAGCTTGTGAGCCCCGTGCCTGAGTTATTTAGACAAGTTGCTAAAGAAAAAATTGCAGGTAAAATTGGGGAACTCGCTTTAGAAGAGAAAGCTAAAGCTATTGATAATGACTTAATTATTCGTGGCTATATACAAGCTACACCTAAACGTGACCATAAGTTTTTACGCAAAAAATTAGATCAATTGCAAATTGATGTATCTCCGTACGAGCATCTGTTTGAATAA
- a CDS encoding L-lactate permease → MTFTQNFTAVGGSLAWSAIVAVIPILYFFWALAIKKMKGYMAGVTTLLVSLILVTIAFKVPVGTAIMSATQGAVYGLLPIGWIIITSVFLYNITVKTGNFNIIRHSVLSITEDRRIQALLVAFSFGAFLEGAAGFGAPVAISAALLVGLGFNPLYAAGLCLIANTAPVAFGAIGVPITAMEGPTGIAAFEISKMVGRQLPFLAVFIPFFLVLIMTGLKKAWEVMPAILVSGISFSLTQFLSSNFLGPELPDVLSALVSLFALAVFMKFWQPKTIYRFASELKATTDPKAIKSYSGGTILKSWSPFIILTAFISCWGIPVVKSALTGNYDGTNVILKGINAVGQAVTFTAEVPLLHNQVLNGATEEPLAAFYKLELIGAAGTAIFLAAIVTKFIFKVSWHEWGKTLVETLNEIKYPLITICSVVAYAYVTNTAGMMTTLALVLAKTGVLFPFFAPVLGWLGVFITGSDTSSNVLFAKLQQVTAESVGMEPVLALAANASGGVTGKMISPQSIAVAAAAVGLVGRESELMRFALKYSVMLLLFICILTFLQSNVLAWMIP, encoded by the coding sequence TTGACATTTACACAAAATTTTACAGCTGTTGGGGGTAGTTTAGCTTGGTCTGCAATTGTCGCAGTTATTCCTATTCTTTATTTTTTCTGGGCGTTAGCGATTAAAAAAATGAAAGGTTATATGGCTGGTGTAACGACGTTGCTTGTCTCTTTAATTTTGGTAACTATTGCTTTTAAAGTGCCAGTAGGGACTGCAATCATGTCCGCTACACAGGGGGCTGTTTATGGACTATTACCAATCGGCTGGATTATTATAACATCTGTTTTCTTATACAATATCACGGTGAAAACAGGGAATTTTAATATCATTCGTCATTCTGTCTTATCTATTACGGAAGACCGACGTATTCAAGCATTACTTGTAGCATTCTCATTTGGCGCTTTTTTAGAAGGAGCGGCTGGATTTGGTGCACCTGTTGCTATATCAGCTGCGTTATTAGTTGGACTTGGTTTTAACCCGTTGTATGCTGCAGGACTTTGTTTAATTGCTAATACTGCGCCAGTTGCATTCGGTGCCATCGGTGTGCCGATTACTGCAATGGAAGGGCCAACAGGTATCGCCGCATTTGAAATTTCAAAAATGGTAGGAAGGCAACTACCGTTTTTGGCAGTATTTATTCCATTCTTTTTAGTGTTAATCATGACTGGCTTAAAAAAAGCGTGGGAAGTAATGCCTGCCATTTTAGTGTCAGGTATCTCATTTTCACTTACACAGTTTTTGAGTTCGAATTTTTTAGGCCCTGAATTACCTGACGTTTTATCTGCATTAGTTTCGCTCTTTGCACTAGCTGTTTTTATGAAATTTTGGCAGCCTAAAACGATTTATCGCTTTGCTTCAGAACTAAAAGCGACAACTGATCCAAAGGCAATAAAATCATATAGCGGAGGCACAATATTAAAATCTTGGTCACCCTTTATTATCTTGACAGCTTTTATTTCCTGTTGGGGAATACCAGTAGTCAAAAGTGCTTTAACGGGAAATTATGACGGTACAAATGTCATTTTAAAAGGCATCAATGCAGTAGGACAAGCTGTAACATTTACAGCAGAAGTACCGCTTTTACATAATCAAGTATTAAATGGCGCTACAGAGGAACCACTAGCTGCTTTTTATAAACTAGAGCTGATAGGAGCAGCTGGCACGGCAATATTTTTAGCAGCAATCGTTACGAAATTTATTTTTAAAGTTTCTTGGCACGAATGGGGCAAAACATTGGTTGAAACATTAAATGAAATTAAGTATCCACTTATTACGATTTGTAGTGTAGTAGCATATGCTTATGTCACAAATACTGCTGGAATGATGACTACACTAGCTTTAGTGTTAGCGAAAACAGGCGTATTGTTCCCATTCTTCGCACCAGTACTAGGCTGGCTAGGTGTATTTATAACGGGTTCTGATACATCTTCAAATGTACTATTTGCCAAGTTACAGCAAGTAACTGCTGAATCTGTTGGCATGGAACCTGTACTTGCACTTGCTGCTAATGCATCAGGAGGAGTGACGGGGAAAATGATATCGCCACAGTCTATCGCAGTAGCAGCAGCGGCGGTTGGGCTTGTCGGTAGAGAATCAGAATTGATGCGTTTTGCGCTAAAGTATAGTGTGATGTTGCTGTTATTTATTTGTATACTTACTTTTTTACAAAGTAATGTTCTAGCTTGGATGATTCCATAA
- a CDS encoding FadR/GntR family transcriptional regulator, whose protein sequence is MELKKIKQKKIYEEVSEMLYEKIRAGELKPGDRLDSVEQLAEQLQVSRSAIREALSALKAMGLIEIKQGSGTFVKSTPSQKLEFPFSTLTLTNKKDISHLLKVRKIIEVGAAASAAIHRTEEDLQAMLRILDDMKLAQGDGELGEKADFQFHAAISTASQNPLLATILDQISGLMIDTMKETRRIWLYSKKTTSEKLYDEHMQIYLAIKQQNEELAKHAMSSHLSNVEEVLMQYFETNY, encoded by the coding sequence GTGGAATTAAAGAAAATTAAACAAAAAAAAATATATGAAGAAGTATCAGAAATGCTCTATGAAAAAATTCGAGCTGGTGAACTAAAACCAGGAGATCGTCTTGATTCAGTAGAGCAACTTGCTGAACAATTACAGGTTAGTAGATCTGCCATTCGAGAGGCATTATCCGCCCTAAAAGCGATGGGCTTAATCGAGATCAAACAAGGTTCTGGGACTTTTGTAAAGAGCACTCCTTCCCAAAAGCTTGAGTTCCCATTTTCAACATTAACTTTAACAAATAAAAAAGATATTTCACACTTATTAAAAGTTCGAAAAATTATCGAAGTGGGTGCTGCTGCGAGTGCTGCCATCCATCGAACAGAAGAAGATTTACAAGCAATGCTTCGTATTTTAGATGATATGAAACTTGCACAAGGTGATGGTGAGCTAGGCGAAAAAGCAGACTTCCAATTTCACGCAGCAATTTCTACTGCCTCTCAAAATCCCCTACTGGCAACAATATTGGACCAAATATCTGGATTAATGATTGACACGATGAAAGAAACACGCCGCATTTGGCTATATTCGAAAAAAACAACAAGTGAAAAATTATACGATGAGCATATGCAAATCTATCTTGCTATTAAGCAACAAAACGAAGAACTAGCAAAGCATGCGATGTCTTCACATTTGAGTAACGTCGAAGAAGTTTTAATGCAATACTTTGAAACAAATTATTAA
- a CDS encoding cytochrome c biogenesis CcdA family protein, translating to METDINVFLAFGAGFLSFISPCTLPLYPAFLSYITGMTLDELKSERGMLQKRAIMHTLFFLLGFSIIFIMIGLGASLAREFFLNYQTLLRQVGAILIVIFGLMIVGLLQIDFLMKDRKFQFKNRPSGYLGSILIGIAFAAGWTPCTGPILMSIITLAGANPSSGFSYMFAYYLGFAIPFFVLSFFISRMSWIRNHSQKIVKVGGYIMIAVGILLFFDGLTYITRLLQPIFGGFIGF from the coding sequence ATGGAAACTGATATTAACGTATTTTTAGCGTTTGGCGCAGGTTTTTTAAGCTTCATTTCACCATGTACACTCCCACTGTATCCAGCATTTTTATCATACATAACGGGAATGACATTAGATGAGCTAAAATCTGAACGTGGCATGTTGCAAAAGCGTGCGATAATGCATACGCTATTCTTTTTACTAGGATTTTCAATTATTTTTATAATGATTGGTCTTGGCGCATCTTTAGCAAGAGAGTTTTTCCTCAATTATCAAACGTTGTTACGTCAAGTTGGCGCTATTTTAATTGTAATCTTTGGGTTAATGATTGTAGGATTACTTCAAATTGATTTTTTAATGAAAGATCGAAAATTCCAATTTAAAAATCGACCATCCGGCTACTTAGGTTCGATTTTAATCGGTATTGCATTTGCGGCGGGGTGGACACCATGTACAGGTCCTATATTAATGTCTATCATTACATTAGCTGGAGCAAATCCTTCTTCAGGTTTTAGCTATATGTTTGCTTACTATTTAGGCTTTGCAATACCATTCTTCGTGCTATCATTCTTTATTTCACGTATGAGTTGGATTCGCAACCATAGTCAAAAAATTGTAAAAGTCGGCGGTTATATAATGATTGCAGTTGGGATATTGTTATTCTTCGATGGTTTAACATACATCACACGACTATTACAGCCTATTTTTGGTGGATTTATTGGCTTCTAA
- a CDS encoding (Fe-S)-binding protein codes for MKVTLFATCLVEMFQGDVGKAVVEVLERLGCDIDFPENQICCGQPAYNSGYVQESKNAMKKMIKAFEHAEYVVSPSGSCAYMFKEYPEVFKGDPIWEPKAQALANKTYEFTEFIVDVLQIEDVGAHLEGKATFHTSCHMTRLLGVKEAPIKLLGHVKGLQYVELPGKERCCGFGGTFSVKMGNISGEMVSEKVQNVEETEADILIGADAGCLINIGGRIERQGKPIKVMHIAEVLNCR; via the coding sequence ATGAAAGTAACACTATTTGCAACTTGTTTAGTGGAAATGTTTCAAGGTGATGTAGGAAAGGCTGTCGTAGAAGTTTTAGAAAGACTCGGCTGTGACATCGACTTTCCAGAAAATCAAATTTGCTGTGGACAGCCTGCCTACAATAGTGGCTACGTACAAGAATCTAAAAATGCAATGAAAAAAATGATTAAAGCTTTTGAACATGCAGAATATGTTGTTTCCCCTTCTGGCTCTTGTGCCTATATGTTTAAAGAATATCCTGAAGTTTTTAAAGGTGATCCTATTTGGGAACCTAAAGCGCAGGCATTAGCAAATAAAACGTACGAGTTCACTGAATTTATTGTCGATGTTTTACAAATTGAAGATGTTGGTGCCCATTTAGAAGGTAAGGCTACATTTCACACTTCTTGCCATATGACGAGATTGCTTGGTGTGAAAGAAGCCCCTATCAAATTATTAGGGCATGTGAAAGGCTTACAATATGTTGAGCTTCCAGGAAAAGAGCGCTGTTGCGGTTTTGGTGGCACATTTTCAGTAAAGATGGGCAATATTTCTGGAGAAATGGTCAGTGAAAAAGTACAAAACGTAGAAGAAACGGAAGCAGATATTTTAATCGGTGCTGATGCTGGCTGTTTAATCAATATCGGCGGTCGAATTGAAAGACAAGGAAAACCAATTAAAGTGATGCATATTGCGGAAGTGCTAAACTGCCGATAA
- a CDS encoding response regulator, which yields MEGDEYVPTVLVVDDTLFMRVTISNMFNEWGYEVVGNAVNGKEAVELYRELQPDLVTMDVTMPVMTGIAAVKRIVPEFPKAKIVMITALGQQKLIVEALESGAKDFITKPFEPERLRAIADQLVGQNC from the coding sequence GTGGAGGGAGATGAATACGTGCCTACAGTTTTAGTAGTGGATGATACGCTATTTATGCGTGTTACAATCAGTAATATGTTTAATGAATGGGGTTACGAGGTAGTCGGCAATGCAGTAAATGGTAAAGAAGCTGTAGAGCTGTATCGAGAGTTACAACCAGATCTTGTAACGATGGATGTAACGATGCCCGTAATGACAGGTATTGCGGCTGTAAAAAGAATCGTCCCAGAATTTCCTAAAGCAAAAATTGTGATGATTACTGCTTTAGGTCAACAAAAATTAATTGTAGAAGCGCTTGAAAGTGGTGCGAAAGATTTTATAACGAAGCCTTTCGAACCGGAAAGATTAAGGGCTATAGCAGACCAATTAGTTGGTCAAAATTGCTAA